In Syntrophorhabdaceae bacterium, the sequence AAAAACGGTAATTTTGTATTCATGCATAGGGAATGCTTTTAAGGCCGGTGTTCAGCCTTCAGGGGGTTTTGGGTTGTATTCGTAAAGAGGAGAGACTCTTTTGAATCAGCTCTATTGAGTATAGTTTGCGATAGACCGCGAGAAACAATAGAGGTACGGCGAACGTCCAATCTCTTAAGGCCAGCAACACAAGCAGGTAAAGAGGCAGAAGCACGGACGGGAACGTATGGTGAATGAAGTGGAACACATTTCTTGAGCCGCGAACATATGGGTTCACGTCCACATTGCCTTTGTGCCGTACGATTTGCCACCAACTGAGCCCATAGAGCACAACATAGACAGCGAAGAGAGGGAAGAGAAATGAGGCGGGATTCGATTTAAGAGATCCTGTCTGTACGCACATATTGATAAGGCATATGAAGAGCAGGGCCTTCTCGGCTTCCAGGGAAAAACGGAAAAACTTTCTGGCCTTCTGAAATCCGGCTTGAACGGTGTACGTGCCTGTTCCAGTGTCTGCATCTTTTTCATAATCTTCCAACTGGTGATTAAGATCCGAGGAAAGCCCTCTAAAGAATATGTATATCGTGAAAAGGATTACGTCCGGCGGACGAAAATATTGGAATGCCGCAAATATGAGAAGCGTTGGGAGGACCCTTTGGGCTATTACCACACAGAATAGTCCAATCTTGCCTTTCTCTTTCAATCGGATAGGTTTGAGCGAATAGAAGGTGGCAACCAGAGCCCAACATATCCACAGACCGAGAAAGAAGTTTTCTCGCACAAAGAACATACCAAACACTATGCTCAAGAACAGGGACAGAAGGACGACGAAGGCTGCTTTTGTTTTCGAGTCTGACACGAAAGTATTATCTTTCCCGTGAAACAGGTCCAACTCTTTATCGGCAAAATCATTTACGAGATAGCCATACGTCGTGGAAGCCGCGCTGAACAGAAAGAATGTGAAGAAATAAAAAAGGAACCATTTTCCCGAAAGTTTTTTCTGCAAGGCTATGTAGAAAAAGAGAAAGACGTTTTCTATAACGGAATTATAGGTAAGGACTGCCCACCCTCGCCACCCGAAGTAACGGTTTGCGAATTGGATGAAGCCCGATATCAGCCTATTTCTCTTCAGCATGGATGAAATTCTTGTCGGACAGAACTGTCCGATATCTTTCCAAAACGATCTGATTGTTTTGGATGCGGCAATCGGAGGCAAAGCTTTGATCCGGGTAGCCCTCCCATGAAGCATTTATGTAACAGAACGCCTTAACATGGGGATACCTGTAAATGAGATTGAAATACGGTTGATACCAGTTCACCCAGGCCTCTCGTCCTCCTACAGAGCCCACATACCGGGGTGTGGATTCGGCTATCATTACCGGCTTTTTATGCGCCTTGGCTTCACGGATAAAGTCATTGATAAAGGTATCCCGATCTGCATGATTGATGAAGACGTTTATGCCCCACCAATCCACGCAATCATCCCCGGGGTAATAGTCTATGAAGTCTGCGGCATCGAGAGTATTCCAGACAAAAGCCACATTTTTTGCATCGTCCTGCTGAAAGATGTCGTATATCCTGCGCCATGCCTGCGCCCAGTAAGTTTTAGAAGCGAACCTTCCGTGTCCGCTGCCGCCGAATTCATAACCGGGACGTATGAATGCGGGTGTGCCCATGTTCTTAAACATTTCGGCAAGCACATGAATATGATCGTCATAGGCACCTTGAGCGATCTTTTGCGTGATATCGACCGGCCTTAATATATCGGCGGGCTCGCCGTAAATGTAGAAATCGAGTCCTATCTGAGGGATATAGTCGAACTTCTTTTGGGAGATTTCCGCGATAGTGGGCTTGAGCAGGGCAAATGCCCGCTCATCAAAAGAAATGTAATGCATGATAAGCTTCGGCCTTTTACCGCTTGCCTCCACGTATTCTTCGAGCCCCGACCAATCTACGCTGATCAGTTTGGTGCTCTTCGGTCGCACTTCGGCCTGGGCACAGTGTAATGTCTTACCGTCGGGCGGTTCGAATTTTGCTCCGAAGAAAGCAGGGCACTCCACGGCCCACAGTGCGACAAGGAATGCCCAAAAGGCGGCGAGGAACGTTCGTTTGGTTCCATGCTGAAAGATTGATATGATTTTCATGATTTTCTTTTCAATAGCATCTGTCCCAGAATTATCAGTCTATCATTCCTGCCTTGAAAGATCTTGATCGCATCAATTGCGCGATTCGTATAGTCTTCAACCAGTAGTCTGCATTTGTCCAAACCATACAGGAGCACAAAGTTTCCTTTATCCTTTTGAAGAGATTTGCCAACCTCTTCGACCGTGCCGGTGGCATCCAACAGGTCGTCCAGGATTTGGAAGGCGAATCCGAGATTACTTGCGTATTCCTCCAACGCCTTTATTTGCTCTCCGGATGCATCTCCTATGATTGCAGCGGCCGTGCCCGAGGCCACAAAAAGCGCCGCAGTCTTATGGTTATGTATGTACTCAAGAGTCGGATACTGCATGGTTTCACTGGCGAATTTGAGGTCCACAAACTGGCCGCCCACGAGCCCGTTAATACCGACCACGTTGGCGAGTTTTCCGACAACGAGCGTTTTCTTGTGGTCAGGAAGATCTGGATCTTCGAGGACTATTTCGTAGGCCCTGGTGAGAAGGCCGATGCTGGCGAGTGCTGCAACGTCCTGCCCGTACACCACATGGTTAGCCGGGCGTCCCCTCCTGACCTTTGCATTATCCATATGAGGCAGGTCATCCATAATGAGTGAGGCCGTGTGGATCATCTCGAGGGCACACGCCAGGGAGACGAGCCGTTCCCTGGGTACGCCGAACATATCGCCCACGATAAAAGCGAAAAGTGGCCGTATCCTTTTTCCGCCCGAATACAATGAATATTTGATCGATTCCTCAAGGGTGGTGAGCAGGGGTTCATCACATGCCATGTACTGCGCCAATCTGGTCTCGAAATAATCTTTGGTCTCGTTGAAGTATAACAAGGCCTCTTTCATGTGTCCCTCCTCCCGTGTAATCACAGCGACCCCTCTTTGCATGCACCGCGGACAAAACCGAACGCCCAAAACATGAGGCCCAGTAAAAGAAGCGGTAACACGGAAACCTGTTCTCTGATGGTATCGGGCTGATATCGCAGAAAAACAGACACGGTCTTGGCGTATTTTACCGCAAGCAAAAATGGCCAAAGAATGACGGCAAGAAGGGGACGCTTTGCAATAAACGACCCCTGTAGCGGCAATTCCTTAAGCACCCTTGAAGTGACGGTACCTATTCTATTTTGATGATTAAGGAAGTCTTTAAGTCCGGAGCGATGCGTATGATATATCTGGATACGAGGGTCCAAAAGGATTTTTTCCCCTGCTTTCCACAGATGATAATTGTAGACAAGGTCTTCCTGAGGGTAATATTTACCCTGAAATCGTCCGAACTGGAGAAAGACTCCTTTCTTGTATGAGATGTTGCATGTGGGGATATGCATCACCTCACGTCTTTGCATCTCGGGTAGAAATTCCCTGAATTCCGCCAAATATCCTGCCCTCGCCACGAGGTCGTCCCGATCGTTACCGTTTCTCACCGCGCCACCTACGACCCTGTAGGACGAATCGTGAGCCTCGGTAATCCTCTCAAGCCAGTCCCTCGCCGCCGTGCAGTCGGAATCGATAAATGCTATGAGGTCTCCTTTGGCAGCGTCGAGACCTATATTACGCGCTGTCCCGGGATCCGTCTTCTGATCCAAATGGATGAGACTGACCTGATCTTTATAATCGTTCATAACGATGTGTGGTGTCCCATCGTTCGAGCTATCGACGAGTATAAGCTCATAATTGTCACGATATGTCTGATCGGTGAGAGAATCGAGACACCGCTCAATGGTCTTTTCAGAATTGTAGGAAGGAATGATAACGGATACCATGTGGTGAACGATCGCTTATAGCTTCTACGGAAACTGGGGAAGGACCGTTCATTTGTCCCCGCCCAGCGCTTTTATCAGCCGATGACAGACAGCAAACACCCTATGGAGGAGCAAAGATGAAATATCGATGATGCGCCCAGAATTGCTTGAAGAGGTCCGGCAACTGTTCCAAAAAGGCATATTTGAGGACATCCTCTTCCATGCCCTTGTTCTTGCCGCCGTAATAATCGAGTATGCAGGTGGTGTCACTTCTTTTGTTTTCAAGTCGCGTGGCGAGAAACCCGAGACCAGCCTTGCGCAGGAGGTCTTCCTTTTTCATTGCAATATCGGGCCACGGTGGAGCATCAAAGAATCCTTGATCAACTGAGCGCCATCCTGCATTACGGATGATTCCTTTGATCCTGTCCGGTCGAATATTATTTGGGAAAACGTGGGCATGCTTTTTCGCTTCAAATGCAATTATTGAGGCAATATTTGATCTGTTAGGCACACAGATAAAGATCGCTCGCCTGGTCACTCTTACAAGTTCTCTTAAGAATTCTTCGAGTTCTTTCACAAACCAGAGCGAAGCAAAATTCCAGCTTAAATCAAAGGAGCGGTCTTTGAACGGAAGCCTGGAGTAATTATCCTTCTGATAGATGAAATCGGCCTCGATGCCAAGGTTCTGCCAGACCTTGTTGATCATGGCGATCCGCTTATTGTCGGCGTCTGCCACAGTCACTCTGGCCCCCTTTTTGGCCCACCAGATACTATTGATGCCAGAAATCCCCGTCATGCCGAACGATGGCATCTCCAGCACACTTTGAATATCATATGCGCTGTGGAGTTTTTCAAAGTAACGGTGCAAAATAAAGCGCTCGTAAGTGGTACCGAGCCCTTCGTCATAGTGAGAAAAATATTGGTGCCATGTGGAGGTGATAAACAAGGAGGAAGGCCTCGATCAATTGCACATGTTCTTGACGAAGGAGTCGCTCGTGCGAGCCGGAACGAACGAAAAGGCTTGGATAGTGGCGCTGATGTCATAATACCAGTTTCTTGAAATGAGAAGAAATCGCGTGAGCCATTTCTCGTTATGCGCTGCTTGTGCGCATAAGGCGAGAGCTTTGTATGCCGAGCTGGGAAGCTTGAGAAACGAGGGATATCCCCTGTGATAGTAGTGATCATATATCTGGTTTACCAGATCCTTTAATAAGACCGGTGATTCGTCGGCAGCGATGAACGTTCTTTGTTGGGGCACATCAATTTTCACCATTTTTACCACGAGATCGGCAAGCGCAGCCACATCCAACAAATGGATCCTCACGTCGTAAGCGGGCAAGAACAGCATTCTTTTTCTTACCAGCTCCACCAGAGTTCTCGGGAAACCGGTATCGCCCGGGCCGTATGTTATGGTCGGCCGAATGATGTATGCGTTGAGCCCCTCGGTGATACACTCGTTTACTCTTTGTTCGGCCAGCACCTTTGATCTGTGATATGCGTTGTCCCCGTTAAACTTGTGCGATGTGGTGCCAGGGAGGACGTAAGGTATGGTACCCGTCACCCCCACAGAGCTCACGAACAGGAACTTGTCCACGTTGTGTTTTTGAGATAGCTCAAGCAACGTCTCTGTGCCCCGGACATTTATTGCGTAATACTCTTCGTCGGTTCCGCTGCCTCCGCCGCGGAGAGCCGCTACATGGATCACCTTTCGTATCGGGAAGTCATCAAATATACGATCCATGCACTCTCTGTCATAAAATGAACCTTTTATGAGAATAACGCCCTTACTTCTCATCTCTTCAACGTTCTTGTAGTTACTGTCTTTGGCGGCCACCGCTACAAGGCTCAGCTTCTCTTCCAATAATCTGTTCGCCATATGTGACCCGATAAAGCCTGTTGCTCCCGTCATGAGCACGTGACCACCTTCCATGTCAGTGCATCCTCAAGTAATTCCATCCCACGCGAGACAGGCTGCCGATACTGTGTAACATACTCGTATAGCTGGCGTTCGCCAATGGGCAGTAACACTTTCTCTTTCGAATGTCCTGACGAAGCAGTTGCGCCCTGTCTGAGAACCAGAGTTTCTCGAAGTCATAATCGAATTCTCTTAAGTTTCCCGCCGATTCCGCTTTCACGCAGCACATCCAGACATCACCATCCGGAGCCACCTGGGCAGACGCAAAGCCTGCGTAACAGGGGATGACGGGACGGCGCTTTGACAGAACCTTCTTGACCATCTCGTAATACTCGATGCGAAAAGCGCGGGTTATACGGCCGATCTTGTTGAATCGGTCACGCTTCAACTTTTCTATCAAATAGTCGACGGCACGTGCATATGATTCGTACGCGGGCGTAATGGCAGAATTTATCGTACGCAATTCCTCCCGTTCCTCTGCAATCTCCGTAATGTAAGAATCCGGATTCAGGGTACGCAGCTCACTGTATACGTCGGGAATTCGGTCGACGTTAAATCGTGATATCACCGTATGAATACCTACGGACAGATTATTTAGGCGGAGGTCTTTCAGCGCATGAAAGGTCTTCAAGGCTTTTTCATAACTGCCTGCGACCCCGCGGATTGCATCGTGCTTCTCACGGACCTCGTCGACCGACACATTAATCACTATTTCGGCGTCTTCACAATAAAGAGCTATCTCCTTGACACTTTCAATGATTCTATCCGCCAGAAGACCGTTCGTCGGAATATTAATGAGCGCGGGACTGCACCGGTCGTAGAGAGAACGGACCAACTCCGGAAGGTCTTTTCGAAGAAAGGGCTCGCCGCCGCTCATCGTGATCCAGAATGGGCTTTTGCCCAGGCTCTCAAAAACTCTTTGCCACTCGTTAAGCGAGAGCTCCCGGGCTTTCCTTTCGTGGATGTTGCAGGTCTTGCAATGGGAGTTGCACGTGTAGCTCACGCTCAGCGTCAGGTTCATGGGTAACTTTCGGGGTGAGCCCAGGGATCTGAAGAGATAAAAGGATGGTATCTTTGTAAGGACTTTCAGCATACAAGAATGAATGAGCGGGTGCGGGAAGTTCCTTGAAGAGTTTCTTATTCCTGTGGCTTACCGTCTAATTGAGTTTCTTTGTGGAGGAAGCCATGTCCCAGATGAAGGGGTTTCTCTTCTTTACATAGAAATCATAATATCCGAGGACTCTGCCGAGCATCTCCAGTCCTATGGCGCCGATGGTCCACAGGGTGTCTTTCACGCGCCATGAATGCTGCCGAAGGAGGATTTTCAGGATGTTTTTCGGGTCCATGGTACTCACCTCGTACCCCTCTTCGCGCATCAAATGCTTATGGCCGGCAGCAATACGTCTCCTTTGTTTCAGCAAGTCTTTTATGTTTTCGGGACCCTTGTTGCGGACGATCGCTTGAGGCACGTAGCGAAGCTCGTAGCCGGCTTTGCGTATTATCGCTTCTATACTTGCCTCATCGACGGCTGTGTCCCGCGGGATCTGTTTGACCACTTCCCGAAAGGCGACCAGCTCACCCAGCTTGGGCGTTTCGAGCGCAATTTTGTGATGGAGCGTCCACATGAGGTTCACGGAAAATCCGATGAAAGTCTCGGCGCTGTTGACTGGGGCCGGATGTGCGCCTGTCATACCGACACGTTCATCACTGAAGGGCGCCGTGAGCCGGTCAAGCGTCCCAGGTTCAGGAATAGTGTCTCCGCTCTCTAAGATTAAGATATTGCCCGTGGCCTTTGATAAGAAGAGATTGATGGCCGAGGCCTTACCCTCCCTGTCCTTCTGGACCAGAAGTTTGATGCGTTTGTCTTTTCTTTCGAAACCTCTCACAACATCTTCTGTGCCGTCAGAACAGCCGCTTGCAACCACAAAGATTTCCTTCAGGCGGCCATGGGCAAATTCCTGATTCATGACGGATTCCAGCAAATGGCCGATGTTGGCCTCTTCGTTATACGCCATAATCCCGATCGATAGGTCAAGCATCTTTTCCGGACCCCGATTGGTTCATCTCAACGAAGTGCCGGTAATCTTTGAAAAGGAATGAACCGTGTCGCAAAATTTGCATCAGGGGAGCTCTGCACCTCAAGGTGAGCCAGAGGGCTTCCCATACGACCCCGCGCGAGATCTTGGTTGCGCCGCGCTTTCTTTCCCGAAATGTTATGGGGATCTCAAGCACGGTAAACCCATGTTTAAAAGCGAGATAGGTCATTTCTATCTGGAAGGCATAACCGTCTGATTTGATTTTGCTGAAGTCGATGCTTTCCAGGAGCTTTCTGCGGTAACACCGGAAACCTGCCGTAAAATCCCAAATGGGCTTGACCAAAACATATGAGACATACATGTTTGCCAGTTTACTGAGCAGCAGCCTTCGAAACCGCCAACCCTCAACTCGGACCCCGTTTACATACCTGCTTCCGATAATAAGATCGGCGTTGTCTGCCGCATCGACAAAGTCCTTGAGATACTTCACATCGTGGGAGAAATCGGCATCCATCTCAAAGATCAAATCGGCGCCCTTTGCAAGTGCTTCCTGAAACCCTCTTACATACGCAGTGCCAAGGCCTAATTTACCCGGCCTATGAACCACGCTGACCCTTGAGTCCCGGGCCGAGATTGCATCCGCAATTTCGCCTGTGCCATCAGGGGAGTTGTCATCTACCACGATGATGCCAAACGCGGGATGTAATTCTAATATTTCCTTAATAAGCT encodes:
- a CDS encoding UbiA family prenyltransferase, which gives rise to MLKRNRLISGFIQFANRYFGWRGWAVLTYNSVIENVFLFFYIALQKKLSGKWFLFYFFTFFLFSAASTTYGYLVNDFADKELDLFHGKDNTFVSDSKTKAAFVVLLSLFLSIVFGMFFVRENFFLGLWICWALVATFYSLKPIRLKEKGKIGLFCVVIAQRVLPTLLIFAAFQYFRPPDVILFTIYIFFRGLSSDLNHQLEDYEKDADTGTGTYTVQAGFQKARKFFRFSLEAEKALLFICLINMCVQTGSLKSNPASFLFPLFAVYVVLYGLSWWQIVRHKGNVDVNPYVRGSRNVFHFIHHTFPSVLLPLYLLVLLALRDWTFAVPLLFLAVYRKLYSIELIQKSLSSLRIQPKTP
- a CDS encoding glycosyl hydrolase, giving the protein MKIISIFQHGTKRTFLAAFWAFLVALWAVECPAFFGAKFEPPDGKTLHCAQAEVRPKSTKLISVDWSGLEEYVEASGKRPKLIMHYISFDERAFALLKPTIAEISQKKFDYIPQIGLDFYIYGEPADILRPVDITQKIAQGAYDDHIHVLAEMFKNMGTPAFIRPGYEFGGSGHGRFASKTYWAQAWRRIYDIFQQDDAKNVAFVWNTLDAADFIDYYPGDDCVDWWGINVFINHADRDTFINDFIREAKAHKKPVMIAESTPRYVGSVGGREAWVNWYQPYFNLIYRYPHVKAFCYINASWEGYPDQSFASDCRIQNNQIVLERYRTVLSDKNFIHAEEK
- a CDS encoding polyprenyl synthetase family protein, which translates into the protein MKEALLYFNETKDYFETRLAQYMACDEPLLTTLEESIKYSLYSGGKRIRPLFAFIVGDMFGVPRERLVSLACALEMIHTASLIMDDLPHMDNAKVRRGRPANHVVYGQDVAALASIGLLTRAYEIVLEDPDLPDHKKTLVVGKLANVVGINGLVGGQFVDLKFASETMQYPTLEYIHNHKTAALFVASGTAAAIIGDASGEQIKALEEYASNLGFAFQILDDLLDATGTVEEVGKSLQKDKGNFVLLYGLDKCRLLVEDYTNRAIDAIKIFQGRNDRLIILGQMLLKRKS
- a CDS encoding glycosyltransferase, translated to MVSVIIPSYNSEKTIERCLDSLTDQTYRDNYELILVDSSNDGTPHIVMNDYKDQVSLIHLDQKTDPGTARNIGLDAAKGDLIAFIDSDCTAARDWLERITEAHDSSYRVVGGAVRNGNDRDDLVARAGYLAEFREFLPEMQRREVMHIPTCNISYKKGVFLQFGRFQGKYYPQEDLVYNYHLWKAGEKILLDPRIQIYHTHRSGLKDFLNHQNRIGTVTSRVLKELPLQGSFIAKRPLLAVILWPFLLAVKYAKTVSVFLRYQPDTIREQVSVLPLLLLGLMFWAFGFVRGACKEGSL
- a CDS encoding class I SAM-dependent methyltransferase, which encodes MFITSTWHQYFSHYDEGLGTTYERFILHRYFEKLHSAYDIQSVLEMPSFGMTGISGINSIWWAKKGARVTVADADNKRIAMINKVWQNLGIEADFIYQKDNYSRLPFKDRSFDLSWNFASLWFVKELEEFLRELVRVTRRAIFICVPNRSNIASIIAFEAKKHAHVFPNNIRPDRIKGIIRNAGWRSVDQGFFDAPPWPDIAMKKEDLLRKAGLGFLATRLENKRSDTTCILDYYGGKNKGMEEDVLKYAFLEQLPDLFKQFWAHHRYFIFAPP
- a CDS encoding NAD(P)-dependent oxidoreductase codes for the protein MEGGHVLMTGATGFIGSHMANRLLEEKLSLVAVAAKDSNYKNVEEMRSKGVILIKGSFYDRECMDRIFDDFPIRKVIHVAALRGGGSGTDEEYYAINVRGTETLLELSQKHNVDKFLFVSSVGVTGTIPYVLPGTTSHKFNGDNAYHRSKVLAEQRVNECITEGLNAYIIRPTITYGPGDTGFPRTLVELVRKRMLFLPAYDVRIHLLDVAALADLVVKMVKIDVPQQRTFIAADESPVLLKDLVNQIYDHYYHRGYPSFLKLPSSAYKALALCAQAAHNEKWLTRFLLISRNWYYDISATIQAFSFVPARTSDSFVKNMCN
- a CDS encoding radical SAM protein translates to MNLTLSVSYTCNSHCKTCNIHERKARELSLNEWQRVFESLGKSPFWITMSGGEPFLRKDLPELVRSLYDRCSPALINIPTNGLLADRIIESVKEIALYCEDAEIVINVSVDEVREKHDAIRGVAGSYEKALKTFHALKDLRLNNLSVGIHTVISRFNVDRIPDVYSELRTLNPDSYITEIAEEREELRTINSAITPAYESYARAVDYLIEKLKRDRFNKIGRITRAFRIEYYEMVKKVLSKRRPVIPCYAGFASAQVAPDGDVWMCCVKAESAGNLREFDYDFEKLWFSDRAQLLRQDIRKRKCYCPLANASYTSMLHSIGSLSRVGWNYLRMH
- a CDS encoding glycosyltransferase, with protein sequence MLDLSIGIMAYNEEANIGHLLESVMNQEFAHGRLKEIFVVASGCSDGTEDVVRGFERKDKRIKLLVQKDREGKASAINLFLSKATGNILILESGDTIPEPGTLDRLTAPFSDERVGMTGAHPAPVNSAETFIGFSVNLMWTLHHKIALETPKLGELVAFREVVKQIPRDTAVDEASIEAIIRKAGYELRYVPQAIVRNKGPENIKDLLKQRRRIAAGHKHLMREEGYEVSTMDPKNILKILLRQHSWRVKDTLWTIGAIGLEMLGRVLGYYDFYVKKRNPFIWDMASSTKKLN
- a CDS encoding polyprenol monophosphomannose synthase: MNTIIVLPTYNEAENLEQLIKEILELHPAFGIIVVDDNSPDGTGEIADAISARDSRVSVVHRPGKLGLGTAYVRGFQEALAKGADLIFEMDADFSHDVKYLKDFVDAADNADLIIGSRYVNGVRVEGWRFRRLLLSKLANMYVSYVLVKPIWDFTAGFRCYRRKLLESIDFSKIKSDGYAFQIEMTYLAFKHGFTVLEIPITFRERKRGATKISRGVVWEALWLTLRCRAPLMQILRHGSFLFKDYRHFVEMNQSGSGKDA